Proteins encoded in a region of the Pigmentiphaga litoralis genome:
- a CDS encoding MmgE/PrpD family protein yields MTTVATPSAATPSAAPGIPVDYLDQLARFVGQTRYEDIPEAVLARTREILVDTFPVIASGMRTPELMALSDKQVKSGSPGRSWVIGRGVTTNRFDAAMLNGIAGAWLDYDEGNFLANGHPGMQVIPAAFAVAQELGLSGKELLATIALAYEVVARIGWATKVKLIINPHGTFGVVGAALATARLTGMPASDLRQLASLAASSCMATNRHTMLDGATVRNWYAGHSGMMGQMAARLVESGFSGPSDGVNTTFSLVLGDGFSKETAVAGLGERWLLTEGYLKLYPTARYSHSCIDALFDAQAKAPRPIDPEEVDHIEVRAYRLAAYLTTQRPKDWFGTRFSLPFAVATLMVGGRNGLDAFGDEAVADPRIVALAARVTVAEAPEFTARYPEEQRVTIAIHLRDGTVVHGECVITSGEPGRPHAAADLERKYRDLAEPLWGADRAAQLREALMHLDDCPDVSALVDFCP; encoded by the coding sequence ATGACGACTGTTGCCACCCCCTCCGCCGCCACCCCCTCCGCCGCGCCTGGCATTCCCGTCGACTACCTGGATCAGCTCGCGCGCTTCGTGGGCCAGACCCGATATGAAGACATTCCCGAAGCCGTGCTGGCGCGCACGCGCGAGATCCTGGTCGACACCTTTCCCGTGATCGCCAGCGGCATGCGCACGCCGGAACTGATGGCGCTGTCCGACAAGCAGGTCAAGAGCGGATCGCCAGGACGATCGTGGGTGATCGGGCGCGGCGTCACGACCAATCGCTTCGATGCCGCCATGCTCAATGGCATTGCCGGCGCCTGGCTGGACTACGACGAAGGCAACTTTCTGGCGAACGGCCATCCGGGCATGCAGGTGATTCCGGCGGCCTTTGCGGTGGCGCAGGAACTGGGCCTGTCGGGCAAGGAATTGCTGGCCACGATCGCATTGGCCTACGAGGTGGTGGCCCGCATCGGCTGGGCGACCAAGGTCAAGCTGATCATCAATCCGCATGGCACCTTTGGCGTGGTGGGCGCCGCGCTGGCCACCGCCCGGTTGACGGGCATGCCGGCCAGCGATCTGCGGCAACTGGCCAGCCTGGCCGCGTCGTCGTGCATGGCGACCAACCGGCACACGATGCTGGATGGCGCGACCGTGCGCAACTGGTATGCGGGGCACAGCGGCATGATGGGCCAGATGGCGGCCCGTCTGGTCGAGTCTGGTTTCAGTGGCCCGTCGGACGGCGTGAACACCACGTTCAGCCTGGTGCTGGGGGACGGGTTTTCAAAGGAGACAGCCGTTGCCGGATTGGGCGAACGCTGGCTGCTGACTGAAGGCTATCTGAAGCTGTATCCCACGGCGCGCTATTCGCATTCCTGCATCGACGCGTTGTTCGATGCGCAGGCCAAGGCGCCCCGGCCCATCGATCCGGAAGAGGTCGATCATATTGAGGTGCGCGCCTATCGGCTGGCCGCCTACCTGACGACGCAGCGCCCCAAGGACTGGTTCGGCACGCGCTTTTCGTTGCCGTTCGCCGTGGCGACGCTGATGGTCGGCGGGCGCAATGGCCTGGATGCGTTTGGCGACGAGGCGGTGGCCGATCCCCGCATCGTGGCGCTGGCGGCTCGCGTCACCGTGGCCGAAGCGCCCGAATTCACGGCGCGCTATCCCGAAGAACAACGCGTCACGATCGCGATTCACTTGCGCGACGGCACGGTGGTCCATGGCGAATGCGTCATCACCAGTGGCGAGCCCGGCCGCCCGCACGCCGCCGCCGACCTGGAACGCAAATACCGGGACCTGGCGGAACCGCTGTGGGGCGCCGACCGCGCCGCGCAATTGCGCGAGGCATTGATGCATCTGGACGACTGCCCCGATGTGTCCGCGCTGGTGGATTTCTGCCCCTGA
- a CDS encoding Bug family tripartite tricarboxylate transporter substrate binding protein, whose protein sequence is MASFPSLSLARVCLPLTLLSAALAVVPSAAMAQSFPDRPLKLIIPFGAGSAVDTIGRVVAAQVSEQIGQSIVIDNRTGANGIIAAEMAARAPADGYTLFMPNDGIMAANPALYAKLPYDPLKDFTPVTLTSTVPLVLVENPNFSARTIPEVIALAKSKPGSIDYSSTGSGSAQHLAMEIFIDAAGIKMTHVPYKAMAPAISDVVAGTVPMMFSGMSNVIGFVKEGKLRVLGVSTPKRSAAAPDWPTIAEAGLPGYSYAAWNGIVAPSATPPAVVARLHTEFAKAIATPAVRDKLASLGFDLVGSGPDEFGALIKADVARLGALVKKAGIQAN, encoded by the coding sequence GTGGCCTCTTTTCCTTCTCTTTCACTGGCGCGCGTCTGTCTGCCGCTGACCCTGTTGTCCGCTGCCCTGGCCGTCGTTCCGTCCGCCGCCATGGCGCAGAGTTTTCCCGACCGTCCGCTCAAACTGATCATTCCGTTCGGCGCGGGCAGCGCGGTCGATACCATCGGCCGAGTGGTCGCCGCGCAGGTGTCCGAACAGATCGGCCAGAGCATCGTGATCGACAACCGCACCGGCGCAAATGGCATCATCGCCGCCGAGATGGCCGCCCGTGCGCCCGCCGACGGCTACACACTGTTCATGCCGAACGACGGCATCATGGCCGCCAACCCGGCGCTGTACGCCAAGCTGCCCTATGACCCGCTCAAGGATTTCACGCCGGTCACGCTGACGTCCACGGTGCCGTTGGTGCTGGTCGAGAACCCGAACTTCAGTGCAAGAACCATTCCAGAAGTGATCGCGCTGGCCAAGTCCAAGCCGGGGTCGATCGACTACTCATCGACGGGATCGGGGTCGGCGCAGCACTTGGCGATGGAAATCTTCATCGATGCGGCCGGCATCAAAATGACCCATGTTCCGTACAAGGCGATGGCGCCTGCGATCTCCGATGTGGTGGCTGGCACCGTGCCGATGATGTTCTCGGGCATGTCGAACGTGATCGGTTTCGTGAAGGAAGGCAAGCTGCGGGTGCTGGGTGTCAGCACCCCCAAACGATCGGCCGCCGCGCCCGACTGGCCCACGATTGCCGAGGCCGGTCTGCCGGGCTACAGCTATGCCGCATGGAACGGCATCGTGGCGCCGTCGGCCACGCCGCCCGCGGTGGTGGCGCGGCTGCACACCGAATTTGCAAAGGCCATTGCCACGCCGGCCGTGCGGGACAAGCTGGCCAGCCTGGGCTTTGATCTCGTCGGATCCGGACCGGACGAGTTCGGCGCACTGATCAAGGCCGACGTGGCGCGGCTGGGCGCCCTGGTCAAGAAGGCCGGGATCCAGGCGAACTGA
- a CDS encoding MmgE/PrpD family protein codes for MTDPQSPASDYLDRLADFACTTTLADIDPRALQHLRVIIADTLGAFAAGNQEPEMRALLARQMDDVAGGHASVVGTGQRLNPIDAAALNAAAGCWLELDEGNLASNGHPGIQVIPAALAVAQQRRSSGADFLLACAIGYEIIARVGAACDMRMCIHPHGTYGVIGAAVAAARLQGLDVTEMRELINLAGSSPIAGNRQSMKDGATLRNWYASHSAIMGQTAVRLVQSGFTGPRDGITPTCNEVLFDNFRPDDVVRDLGTRWLLADGYIKLYGCGRPIHAALDAVRQALASTGDPAHWPRADDIAHIHIRGFKFIAFLNRRDIRNAFATRFSTPFAVASVIVHRSHGLECFDDAAAADDTIHGLVAKIEMVEDDNYSAQFPGKQLCDVVITLKDGTVLSGHTDVIRGEPANPADPQEYQAKFFDIARRAWPDDRVADIHAEAMQIDAVADMRALGGVAGL; via the coding sequence GTGACTGACCCCCAATCCCCTGCTTCCGACTACCTTGATCGCCTGGCAGACTTTGCCTGCACGACCACGCTGGCCGACATCGATCCCCGCGCGCTGCAACACCTGCGCGTCATCATCGCTGACACGCTTGGCGCCTTTGCTGCGGGCAACCAGGAACCGGAAATGCGCGCGCTGCTGGCACGGCAAATGGACGACGTCGCCGGGGGCCATGCGAGTGTCGTGGGCACCGGCCAGCGGCTCAATCCGATCGACGCCGCCGCACTGAACGCCGCTGCCGGATGCTGGCTGGAACTGGACGAAGGCAACCTGGCCAGCAACGGCCATCCGGGCATCCAGGTGATTCCCGCCGCGCTGGCGGTGGCGCAGCAACGGCGCAGTTCGGGCGCCGACTTTCTGCTGGCCTGCGCGATCGGCTACGAGATCATCGCGCGCGTCGGCGCGGCGTGCGACATGCGCATGTGCATCCACCCGCACGGCACCTACGGCGTCATCGGCGCCGCGGTCGCCGCCGCGCGCCTGCAAGGCCTGGACGTGACCGAGATGCGCGAACTGATCAACCTGGCCGGCTCGTCCCCTATCGCCGGCAATCGCCAGAGCATGAAAGACGGCGCCACCCTGCGCAACTGGTATGCGTCCCACAGCGCGATCATGGGCCAGACCGCGGTGCGCCTCGTGCAAAGCGGGTTCACCGGTCCGCGCGACGGCATCACGCCCACGTGCAACGAAGTGCTGTTCGACAACTTCCGGCCCGATGACGTCGTGCGCGACCTGGGCACCCGCTGGCTGCTGGCCGATGGCTACATCAAGCTCTACGGCTGCGGCCGCCCCATCCACGCCGCGCTCGACGCCGTGCGGCAGGCCCTGGCGTCCACCGGCGATCCCGCGCATTGGCCCCGCGCCGACGACATCGCGCACATCCACATCCGCGGCTTCAAATTCATTGCGTTCCTCAACCGCCGCGACATCCGCAATGCGTTTGCCACGCGCTTTTCCACCCCGTTCGCGGTCGCCAGCGTGATCGTGCATCGCAGCCACGGCCTCGAATGTTTCGACGACGCCGCTGCAGCTGACGACACGATCCACGGCCTGGTCGCCAAGATCGAGATGGTTGAGGATGACAACTACAGCGCGCAGTTCCCCGGCAAGCAATTGTGCGACGTGGTGATCACGCTCAAGGACGGCACGGTGCTGTCCGGGCACACCGACGTGATCCGCGGCGAGCCCGCCAACCCTGCGGATCCACAGGAATACCAAGCCAAGTTCTTCGACATCGCCCGACGCGCCTGGCCGGATGACCGCGTCGCCGACATCCATGCCGAGGCGATGCAGATCGACGCGGTGGCGGACATGCGGGCGTTGGGCGGTGTGGCGGGGCTGTAG